The Coffea eugenioides isolate CCC68of chromosome 8, Ceug_1.0, whole genome shotgun sequence genome has a segment encoding these proteins:
- the LOC113780200 gene encoding uncharacterized protein LOC113780200 yields the protein MNFMGPFPSPFGCLYILLAIDYVSKWVETKATRTNDSRVVVGFLKSNIFSRFGVPRAIISDQGTHFCNRTIEALMRKYGVHHRVGTTYHPQTNGQAEISNREIKSILKKTVNPNHKNWSTRLDDALWAYRRAYKTLIGMSPYKLVYDKMCKLLVVIEHHAFGAIRQCNLNAERDGKERKLQLQELEEIHLEAYDNAELYKERTKSIHDRLLCTKQFSMGQKVLLFNSWLKFVPVEIRSLETDKSFKVNGHRLKLCIHVSDIGTVEEVHLLDPESH from the exons ATGAATTTCATGGGACCATTTCCTAGTCCTTTTGGTTGTCTTTATATTCTTTTAGCTATCGATTATGTGTCGAAATGGGTAGAAACCAAGGCTACCCGGACTAATGATTCACGAGTTGTTGTAGGATTTCTTAAGTCCAATATTTTTAGTAGGTTTGGGGTGCCAAGAGCAATCATCAGTGACCAAGGTACTCATTTCTGTAATCGCACCATTGAAGCACTGATGCGTAAGTATGGAGTTCACCATCGAGTGGGTACTACCTACCACCCGCAGACCAACGGGCAGGCTGAGATCTCTAATCGGGAGATCAAGAGTATTTTGAAGAAAACGGTCAACCCAAATCACAAGAATTGGAGCACCCGATTGGATGATGCACTATGGGCATACCGCAGGGCGTACAAAACACTAATCGGAATGTCTCCGTACAAGTTAGTTTATGATAAGATGTGTAAATTACTTGTGGTGATTGAGCATCATGCGTTTGGGGCAATTAGGCAGTGCAACTTGAACGCTGAGAGAGATGGCAAGGAGAGGAAGCTCCAACTTCAAGAGTTAGAAGAAATCCATTTGGAGGCTTACGACAATGCCGAACTTTACAAAGAACGCACAAAGTCTATCCATGACAGACTATTGTGCACTAAACAATTTTCTATGGGGCAAAAGGTACTTTTGTTCAACTCATGGTTGAAATTCGTGCCAG TTGAAATTCGAAGTTTAGAGACGGACAAAAGTTTTAAGGTTAATGGTCACCGTCTCAAGCTGTGTATACATGTTTCAGATATTGGCACTGTGGAGGAGGTCCATTTGCTCGACCCTGAGTCTCATTAA